The following nucleotide sequence is from Natronosalvus caseinilyticus.
GCCAGCCGTTGCCGAACTCCGGATTGGCGGCGGGGCCGTTCGAGTACTCCTTCGCGAGTTCGGCCAGGACGCGAAACTGTCCCGGCTCGAGGACCCCGCTCGGCGGACCGACCCGGAGCATGAAATAGGACTCCTGGCCGGCGCGCTGGTGGTACAGCCCGTACCACTTGAAGCGCTCGAACCAGGCGTCGTGTTCGTCCTCGGGAATCGACTCCCACCCCGACGCGGCGAACTCCTCGATCGCCTCCCTGATATCGGTCCCGTACAGTTCGTCTTTCCAGTTCTCGACGTCGCTTGGCATCTGCACCGGGCTACGCGGACCACCTACAAGGCCCCGGCCGTGGCGTCAGTTCTCCCCGCCTCTCGCCCGTTCCGGCGGTATTTGCCGGGCCGATTCGCCCGCTCGGCGGGACGACGGCTCGAGCGTCGACTGGACGGCCGACGACTCGTACCGCTCGAACTCGCCGTCGACGACCCGGCCTACTGGGAGGCGTTCGAGGGAGTCGTGGCGACCGCACTCGAGACACCGGCCGACCGCCCCCGCGATCACGCTGGTGCCGTCGACGCCGACGTCCGTGAACCCCTCGAGCAGGACGTACGCCGGTTCGCACCGACAGAATCGGCCGCGAGCGAGGGTCCAGACGTCGCTCGCGCCCACCGTCCGGGAATCGTTGACGCTGATCCACGCCCCGTCGTCGAGGGTACGCAACGAAATTGCCATACCCTCGCTTCGGGTGGACGCCACCTTCGTCCATCGGCCCGTGCAATGCTTCGCCGTTGTCGTGACGGCTGTTTGGGCGGAGATCGCCAGCAGGCGTCGTCGTCTTTCGTTTCGTCCCGTCAGAGATACCAGCAATCGTTACCCGAGAACGGGAGCCGGGGTATCGCTTGCACCCGAAGCCGTGCTTAAGCGATGGCCGACCATACGGGGGAGTATGCCCGACGATCCGTCACGGCTACACGACCGCCCATCACGCCGCCAGCCCTCCGAACGCAGGGTACGGAGTCGCCAGCACGTCTCCGCCGACGTGGCTCCGGAATTGCACCTCCCTCCCATCGAATCCGGCGCGTGGGGATCGGTACCGACCGACGATCCGACGGAGGACACACGATGACGAACGCGTCACCCGACGGACGCCAGCTGGACGAATCCGACGACGAAAGCGACGAAGGAAACGACGGCGGCCGACCCACCCCGGAGGCTACTCGCGGTGAGAACGACACGGCCCACCTCGAGGACGTCGACGTCGGCGCTGGCTGTACGGAAATCTGGGAGCACCTCGCCGAGCGACGCGAGGAGTAGTGAGGAGGCCCGGATGCACTCCTCGACGAACCACAGCGGACCGTCTGGAACGCTTTTTAGGCACGTCGCCCCTATCAGCGGTACATGACCGACGACCACACCGGAGACCGCCGCGCTCGAGACGGCGATCCCGGGGACGAGGCTCCGGTCCCGACGGATCGAAAATCGCCAGTCGGCGCACCGGTCATCCGGGGCGACGAATCGATCACGGGAAGCCACGCTCGCCAGGCCGTCCAGTTCGACCCCGACGATCCGGACAGTCTCGCACTCGCGGCCGAAACCGTCGCCCAGTTCGCCACCGGGCCCGTCGACGAAGATCACCTCTACATGCTCCGCGGTGCCGCAGCCTGTGCCGCCCTCGTCCGCGGGGAAGGATCCTACAAGACCGCCGCCGAGCGAGCCAGCGACCAGGTCGAGGGTGACGGGACGGTCACGGTCTCGTTCATCCGCAAGTGGGCCCGCGTCCACGACCTCCCCCGATCGGTTCGTCGACAGGTCGCCCTCGGCGAAATCGCCCCCTCCGCCGCCAAACACATCGCCCGCGTCGGCGGCGAGGACCGACTCCTGCTCGCCTGGGCCGTCCTCGACGGCGACCTCACCGTTCGCGACGTCCGCCAGGTCGCCAGCCAGGTCAACGACGGCACCTCGGTCGAGCACGCACTCGCCGACTGCGACGTCACCCTCGGCCGCCTCGAACTCACCCTCCCAGCGTCGGCCTACCGCGACCTCCGGCGACGAGCCTCACTCGAGGGCGTCGATCCGGGAACGATCGTCGCGGACGCCCTCGAGAACACGCTCGAGTAGCCTCTGGAGCAAGCGTTGCGAACGCACTCGCTAATCCGCTCGGATAGTTCCAGTCCCGGACGAGCGTCACAATTCCTCACCGCGACAGGTACGCCCGCGCCGTCTCCGCAATGACCGCCCCCGCCTCGAGAACCTCGTTCCACTCGATGGTCTCCTCCGGAAAGTGAGCCTGGTCGATGCTCCCCGGCCCAAACAGGACCGTCGGAATCCCCGCCTCGACGTAGTGTCGATTGTCGGCGCCGTAGGTCGCCCCGCGCGGTTCGGTCGCCTCGGCGTCGAACCCTCGCGCCACCATCCCGTCCTGGAGCGCCGAAACCACCGGTTCGTCCGCCGCGATTTCCGCCGGCTCGAACTGCACCGAGAACCGCTCGATCGTCGGCCCGCTGACCCCCGCCGGCCAGGACGGATCGTCCGACAGCGACTCGAGGCGGCTTCGGAGCGCGTGTTCGACGTCCGTCACCGTCTCCCCGGGCGCGACGCCAACACGAACCTCCGCCGTCAGTTCGTCCGGGACCGAGGACGCCCACCGTCCTGCCTCGACTCGCCCGATACAGATCGGCCACGGGATCGGGAACTCGTCGTACAGCGGATGGGAGACGGCCTCGCTTCGCTCCCGTTCGAACGCCTCACACTCCTCGCGAACGCGCTCGAACGCCGGCAACACCGACGCCCCCCGCCACCGTGTCGCCGCGTGGGCCGACCGGCCCTCGAGGCCAATTCGGACCATCAGGCTCCCCTCGACCGCCGTCACCGGACGCAACTCCGTCGGTTCCGCGACGATCGCCGCGTCTCGCTCGAACGGATAGGGATTCTCGAGGGCCGCCGCGGCCGCACCGATCCCGCCTTCCTCCTCGCCGACGACGCTCTCGACGACGATTCGGCCGTCCAAGTCGGGGCCGTGGCCAGTATTCGTAGCGCCCTCTGCCAGGTGACGCGCCGCAAACACGCACACCCCCAGCCCCGACTTCATGTCCGCCGCACCCCTGGCCGTCAGGCGACCGTCGCGCCACCGGGGCTCGAACGGCTCACCCTCCCACCCCGACCCCGTGGGAACGACGTCGACGTGACCGTTCAACACCAGCGTCGGCCCTGCGTCAGGATCCCCGAACTCGAGGACTCCAGCGACGCTCGGCCGACCTGCCGTCTCGATGTCGTCGGGGTCGTCCGGAAACGACGGATGCTCGGCCAGGACGGCCGGGTCGGCCTCCCAGGTGTAGGTTCGAAAGCCCGCCGCCTCGAGTTCCTCACGTAGCCACACCTGGGCCGACTTCTCGTTTCCTGCAGTCGTCTCGAACGAACAGCACGTATCGACGAACTCTCGAAGGTCGTCGTCCCAGATGCGGAAATTCATGTGCGAGACCACGTCGGACCCCGATATAATACCGTGGGAGAAAGAAACGTTTAACCACGCGTCCCCGAAAGAGGAGCATACGGGGCCGGTAGCTCAGTTCGGCAGAGCGTCTGGCTTTTAACCAGACGGTCGCGTGTTCAAATCGCGCCCGGCCCGCTTTTGTCACGAGCACATTCGCGAGTGGCAAAACGGCCCCGTGATTTGAAGTAGATCAGAGAGGCACAGCGAAGCGAGCATTTCTGGGCGTCGTTCACAATCGCGCCCGGCCCGCTATCCTGTCGCAAACACGTTCGTGAGCAGCGAGTTCGGATCGATCCGGCGCCGTCGACACGAGCGATTTTCGAGTATCGAACCGCATCGGATGCACCCCATTCGGACCCAGACCGCACCGAACAGCCACAGTTGTCACTCCAGAACGGCCAACGCACACAGACACCGAACACCGAAAATACCCCATACCAATCACGTCGACAAACCGATACGCGAACCGCGATCGCCTATAAATTCGAGCCCTCAACCTCGCAGCGGCATGAACGCCAATCCAAACAGCAGGACGATCGCAATCACTGACAGCCCGATTGCCCACCAGAAGCCGTGAATTCGCTCGTTGTGCTCATCGACTGCCTGGTGTTGAGCCTGGAAACTCTCGACATCCTCGGTCAGATAAACGACGTCCTCACTCGGGAAGTGAACGCCGTAGGACGTCTGCTCGATCATCACTTCCTCGTTGTGGGCGAGCGACACCTCCGTGACTTCCTCACCGGTGTACTCGAGGGTCACCTCGTCCGATTCGATCGTCGTCACCTCGGCGTCGACCTGTTCTTCCATCTCGGATTCGTAGAAGGTCACCCCGTCTCCAACCGCGTACTCCTGAGTGTCGATATCGTCGACCTCTGTCACGTGGCGAACGACCTCCTGGCCGTCCTCCTCGACGGTCACGTAGACGCCATCGGCGCGCTCGATGAACGTGTATCCCTCTCCGTCTTCGGAATCGACTGCCTCGATCAGCAGGAAGGTTTCGGGTTGGGCTTCCTCGTCGCTCTCGTTGCCGTCCTCACTTTCGTTGCCATCGCCGGTTTCGTTGCCATCCTCGGTTTCGTTGCTGTCCTCGCTCTCGTTACCGCCATCATCACCAGCATCCTCTCCCGGCGGCGCATAGATGTAGACGTAGTACTCCGTTCCCTCCTCTTCGAACTGAACCGTATCGCCATCGTCCCAGGCGTCACCGTTCGCAGCACTCGCACCGGACCACGTCACGTCCGTCGGAACGGAATCGTTGACGTGTTCCAACGTCCCCGTTCCGGCAGCCCCGTCCAGCTCGGACACGTTGTACGTCCGATCCTCGACCGTTATCTCGTCACCCTGCTCGAGTTGATGATCCGCATCGGCTTCGTCGATCGTCACCTGCGGTGATTCCGCGGTCGCGATAACGGCGTACGCGCCCGCAGCGATCACCATAAACAGGACGGCATAGACGATCCCTGCGCGTAATTGCATGTATGAGGCGTTGTCCGCGCGTCGTATAACGGTTACTAAGTTCTCGAAAGAGCAGAGGCAGGGATAGCGTCCGGTCGAACTGAACCCACTCGAGAGATCGCGATCGACTGGCCCTCGACGATTCGATGGAGTTGGACCACAGGAATCGAAAATCGACGTGCTCGAAGGATGAGATGAAACGGACTACTCGGACGGAACAGGGAACGAAACGGGAAAGAGCCAAGGGCCGGATTTGAACCGGCGATGGGTTGCTCTGCAGGCAACTGCGTTCGGCCGAACTCTGCCACCTTGGCGCGCTCGAATGTAGCCTCCGCGTTCGTTTAAGCGTAGCGGTACGACGTGCCCGCTGTAACGACGAAAACCCCCACGAGCGCAGTCGCTCGTGAGGGTTGAATAGTGTATGAGTGGTGTCGGCGGCGAGCCGGGGTTCCCAGCGGGTCTCCCACGCCAGTACTGGCCGAAACGCGGGCGGGCTTAACTGCCGTGTTCGGGATGGGTACGGGTGGTGCCCCGCCGCTCTGGCCGCCGTAACGCCGACTCGCGGAGTCGAACCGCGATACTGCCAGGGTCGGTGTACGGTGTCCGATGTCTTGGTCTCTGTGACCGTTATGTACGTGTAGTCCAATTAGCGCCTGGACCCGTTCTTACGGGTTGATCCATGCGAAATGAATGGTGGCTCGATCGGTTAGTGCTCGCGGGCTCAACACCTCGTTGCCTCGGTGCGTACACCCCGAGTCTATCGAACTCGTCTTCTACGAGTGATCTCGGTGGCATCTCTTTTTCGGGTGGGTTTCGAGCTTAGATGCGTTCAGCTCTTACCCCGTGGTGCGTCGCTGCCCGGCACGTGCCCTCTCGGACAGCCGGTACACGAGTGGCACCCATTCGGAGTTCCTCTCGTACTATACGAACGTTCCCGTCAGATACCGTTACACCCCCAATAGATAGCAGCCGACCTGTCTCACGACGGTCTAAACCCAGCTCACGACCTCCTTTAATAGGCGAACAACCTCACCCTTGCCTGCTTCTGCACAGGCAGGATGGAGGGAACCGACATCGAGGTAGCAAGCCACCCGGTCGATATGTGCTCTTGCGGGTGACGACTCTGTTATCCCTAAGGTAGCTTTTCTGTCAGCAATTGCCCGCATTGGGCGGGCTAATTGGTTCGCTAGACCACGCTTTCGCGTCAGCGTCCGTTGTTGTGCCGGACACTGTCAGGCTTCCGTATGCTCTTGCGCTCTTTCTCGGGTCTCCGACCCGAGTGAGGAAACCTTGGGGCGCGCTCGATATCTTTTCAAGCGCGTACCGCCCCAGTCAAACTGCCCGGCTACCAGTGTCCTCCGCCAGGAGTGAGAGTCGCAGTCACCATCGGGTAGTATTTCAGTGATGCCTCGGTGGCCCGCTGGCGCGGGTACCTGTGTAACGGCTCCTACCTATGCTGCACAATGGCGACCACGTCTCAGTGACAGCCTGCAGTAAAGCTCTATAGGGTCTTCGCTTCCCCTTGGGGGTCTCCAGACTCCGCACTGGAATGTACAGTTCACCGGGCCCAACGTTGGGACAGTGGCGCTCTCATTGATCCATTCATGCAAGCCGCTACTAAAGCGGCAAGGTACTACGCTACCTTAAGAGGGTCATAGTTACCCCCGCCGTTAACAGGTCCTTCGTCCCCTTGTACGGGGTGTTCAGATACCTGCACTGGGCAGGATTCAGTGACCGTACGAGTCCTTACGGATTTGCGGTCACCTATGTTGTTACTAGACAGTTGGAGCGCCCGAGTCACTGCGACCTGCCACTTTCCGTGGCAGGCATCCCTTATTGCGAACGTACGGGACTAACTTGCCGAATTCCCTAACGTCGGTTGCTCCCGACAGACCTTGGCTTTCGCCGCCACGAGTACCTGTGTCGGATCTCGGTACGGACAGTGTGCTTGCCTTTTCACGGGCTCTGGGTTGACCTCTCTTGCGTTATCCAGCCGTTCGACCGCTTCGTGCCATTACGGCTTCCACGGTCTTGGACTGTTCACCCGGGCGAAAGCCCGGGAGAGGCGACCCCAAAGCGTCGGCTTTGAGTGCACACTGGCATAGGAATATTAACCTATTTCCCTTTTGTCAGCTTCGACTTGCGGGCTGACTTAGGACCGGCTAACCCTCAGCTGATTAGCATTGCTGAGGAACCCTTACTCGTTCGGCCGTCGGGGTTCTCACCCGACTAACGCTGCTACTATGACCAGAATTTTCGTTACTGCACGGTCCACACGAAATCTCTTCCGTGCTTCCACCCGAACAGTACGCCAACCTACGGAATCGTGCGGTGACGCACGTCGCTAGGTCTCGGTGATGGACTTGAGCCCCGATCATTTTCGGCGCCGCAAACCTCGGCCGGTAAGCTGTTACGCTTTTCTTAGAGGGTAGCTGCTTCTAAGCTCACCTCCCGGCTGTCTAGGGCTTGCGACCACCTTCGATCGCACTTAGTCCATACTTGGGGACCTTAACCCAGCTCTGGGTTGTCTCCCTCACGGTACACAGGCTTACCCCGCGCACCGGACTCCTCACGTCGACGGCGTTCGTAAGTTCGGAGTTGGACAGGGGGGCGAACTCCTCTCGGAGTCCGGTCCCCCAATCCGTCGCTCTACCTCACGAACTACCTCGGTGAAGGTCATGCTTCGACATGTTTCGGTTGGAACCAGCTGTTTCCGGATTCGATGGGCCTTTCACCCCTAGACATAGGTCACGCGAGGGTATTGTAGGACACCAACGCTAGCGGGCCTCCACGTGGCTTTCGCCACGCTTCACCCTGCCCATGCCTAGATCATCCGGTTTCGGGTCGTGCCCGCCTGACTCCCCGCGCTTGAACACGGTGACCCTGGTCGTAAGACTGCGGTCATATCGGTTTCCCTCTGCCTTCCCCGATACTCGGGTTAGACTCGTCAGACAGGCACACTCTCTGGTTCGTTTTTCAAAACGCACGACGGAACACCGGCTTCCCTCTCGGCTTACTACAGGTTCGCACCTGGTTCATTCTGAGAGGGACCTTGTATGCCCCGTCGCTCTATCGCCAACTGAGTTCACGCCCTATTGCACCTCCCTTTTTGGGGTGCTTTTCAGCGTTCGCTCACGCTACTTGTTCGCTATCGGTCTCGAGGAGTGTTTAGTCTTCGCGGTCAATGCCCGCGGGATTCACGAGGGAATTCCAACCCCCGCTACTCTGGAGCTGACTCCCATCGTACTGATCGACGGTACGGGACTGTCACCCTGTTTCGTGCTCTATTCCAAGAGACTTCTCGTCGATGGTCGGATGTTGCAGGTCAGTCCGAACACCACATTGCCCGTGAGGGCTTCGGTTTGGACTGTGTCGGGTTCACTCGCCGTTACTAACGACATCGCGGTTTGCTTTCTTTTCCTGTCGATACTAAGATGTTTCAATTCTCGACGTTCCCCATTGCGCAAAGCAATTGCAAGAGGATTCCTATTCGGAGATCCCAAGTTCTTCCCCTCCGTGCGGGTCCCTTGGGCTTATCGCAGCTTGGCACGTCCGTCATCGGCTCTCGAGCCGAGCGATCCACCAGTTGGCACAGTAGCCACGTTCTTTCGGATCGGTTGCTACACGAAGTGTAGCGGTTGTGACCCGGGAACGGGTCCAGTGGACGCCTGGACTACACGTACACACGGTCTCATCTGCCACCAGTAGACGGCTGGCGACATCGACCCTTCCCACCCACGCTTGCGCGGGGTGGTGCATCGGTTCATTCGGGATCAGACGCCGTACTCGAAAGAGTACGACGATCGTCACCCGAGAGATGGACCCACAGGGATTCGAACCCTGGGCATCCTCCTTGCAAAGGAGGCACTCTACCACTGAGCTATGGGCCCACCCCCTCTCGGGGGCACAAACGTTAGCCTTGGTAGTTCAAAGGTGCTCGCTCGGCCGATCGAGCGGTCGGTGAACGGACCGCGTGTGGGCTGGGGCGTCGCCCCAGTCCCGGTCTGTGGAGGTGATCCAGCCGCAGATTCCCCTACGGCTACCTTGTTACGACTTAAGCCCCCTTGCGAAGCCCAGATTCGACCGGCGTTACGCCGGCCTCATCCGGACCTCACTCGGGTGCTTTGACGGGCGGTGTGTGCAAGGAGCAGGGACGTATTCACCGCGCCCTTCTGAGGCGCGATTACTACCGAATCCAGCTTCATGCGGGTGAGTTTCAACCCGCAATCCGAACTACGATCGAGTTTAGGAGATTAGCGTCGCCTCTCGGCGTAGCATCCCACTGTCTCGACCATTGTAGCCCGCGTGTAGCCCAGCACATTCGGGGCATACTGACCTACCGTTGCCCGTTCCTTCCTCCAGTTTGGCACTGGCAGTCCTCCTAATGTACCCAACCACCACAAGGGTGTTGCTGGCAATTAGGAGTGCGGGTCTCGCTCGTTGCCTGACTTAACAGGACGCCTCACGGTACGAGCTGACGGCGGCCATGCACCTCCTCTCAGTAGCTCCACTAAGCTCATCACACTGAGCTTCACAGCATACTGTCGGTGCTGGTGAGATGTCCGGCGTTGAGTCCAATTAAACCGCAGGCTCCTCCGGTTGTAGTGCTCCCCCGCCAATTCCTTTAAGTTTCATCCTTGCGGACGTACTTCCCAGGCGGTCTGCTTCACGGCTTCCCTACGGCACAACGCTGGCTCGTAGCCAGCGTCACACCTAGCAGACATCGTTTACGGCTCGGACTACCCGGGTATCTAATCCGGTTCGTGACCCGAGCTTTCGTCCCTCACTGTCGGATCCGTCTTCCTGAGGCGCTTTCGCCACCGGTGGTCCGTCCAGGATTACGGGATTTCACTCCTACCCCAGACGTACCCCTCAGGTCTTCCGGTCCCTAGCCGAACAGTTTCCGCCGGACGTCTACTCGTTAAGCGAGTAGATTTCCCGACGGACTTGTGCGGCCAGCTACGGACGCTTTAGGCCCAATAATAGCGGTCATCACTTGGGCTGCCGGTATTACCGCGGCGGCTGGCACCGGTCTTGCCCAGCCCTTATTCGTGTACCACCTTACGGTACACAAAAGCGAGGACTATATGCCCTCGCACTTGGAGTCCCCTTATCGCACTGTCGTGCAGTGTAAAGGTTTCGCGCCTGCTGCGCCCCGTAGGGCCCGGAATCTTGTCTCAGATTCCGTCTCCGGGCTCTTGCTCTCACAACCCGTACCGATTATCGGCACGGTGGGCCGTTACCCCACCGTCTACCTAATCGGCCGCAGCCACATCCTGTCGCGCCTGAGCATTTCGAGCTCGAGCCAGTTCCAGGCATCGAGCCGTATGGGCTATTAGCCTCAGTTTCCCGAGGTTATCGCCCTCAACAGGGTAGTTTGGCCACGTGTTACTGAGCTATCTGCCACGAGTCTGAACTCGTGCGACTAGCATGGCTAAATCGGACTCCAATAGCAATGACCTCCGGCAGGATCAACCGGAATGCTATCCCTCCAGCAGAGCTGGAGGAGTTGGCGGTGAATGTAGGTACACACTCACACTAAATGGGTCCGTTCGGTGACCAGCCTCGATTAACCGATCGAGCGTCACCGAACTACCAAGGCTAACATCAGATCCCATCTGTACGGCGGACCGCAGGGGTGAGATCCTCATTTCCTTCGGACTACATTGTAGGTCGTCCGGGGTACATAACCCCTTCGAACCGAGTCCGAGATGATGGAGCGAGTTGAACGCCCCATCGATCACGCGTTCTTTGCGTTTGCATCCGAATGCCCTCGTTTACTTAAGGGCGTCGGATCGGATCGAAGCCGGCGAAGCCGACCTCGTTCACATCCAATCCGAGTCGCCTTACACACTTAAGGGCATCGGATCGCGGCCCGGCCGGAAGTCGCATCCGGCGAGGCGTTCGCGTTCCAATCTGAACGTCCCTAAGTATATAAGGCCGTTGGATTGGTGTGGCCGGCGAGGCCGACCACGTTTGCGTCCAATCCGAGTTGGCTTATACACTTAAGGTCGTCGGATCAGTTCGACGCCCAGTGTAAGGGTGGAATGCAGTGCCAACCTCCGTGCCGGGAAACGGCCAGAGGGGACGTGGCCGCGTGGGCCACGTCGTTTGCATTCTATTCGAGGAGAGGGTTAGTATATAAGGCCGTCGAACCGATAGCTCTGTGGGAGTCCGCTACCATGGCACGGTTTTTCACCGACCACGGGTGCTCGAGGAACGTCAAAATGATAATAAATGTATCCCTCGACTCGGGCCTCGAGTCAGTCCAACGGCGTGGCTGCTCGTCGAGTGGTGTCCCGCGGGCGGAGGTCGATCGGTCATTCCTCCCTGGCAGGTGGGGTCGGATCGAGTGGTACCCGCGTACGTGGAGGTCGTGCGTGCACGCGTAAGAAGACGTTGGATACGCTGCAACGGTGCAAGGGAGAGCGAGAGAGCTATGGCCACGAAGCCGAACGCCTAGGTATATGCGCGAGCGAGCGACCAGGCGGCGAGTTCTCGAGGGAATCGGACTCGTGACAACCGCAGGACTAGCAGGGTGTCTCTTCGGGGGCGATGACGACGGCGACTACTACGAGGGCGAATCGTTCGTCGCCGAGGACGACGAGCCCGGTTTCGGTGGACACCTCGACGGGATCGATCATCCAGGGACCGTCGACTG
It contains:
- a CDS encoding DUF7119 family protein gives rise to the protein MTDDHTGDRRARDGDPGDEAPVPTDRKSPVGAPVIRGDESITGSHARQAVQFDPDDPDSLALAAETVAQFATGPVDEDHLYMLRGAAACAALVRGEGSYKTAAERASDQVEGDGTVTVSFIRKWARVHDLPRSVRRQVALGEIAPSAAKHIARVGGEDRLLLAWAVLDGDLTVRDVRQVASQVNDGTSVEHALADCDVTLGRLELTLPASAYRDLRRRASLEGVDPGTIVADALENTLE
- a CDS encoding M20/M25/M40 family metallo-hydrolase; translated protein: MNFRIWDDDLREFVDTCCSFETTAGNEKSAQVWLREELEAAGFRTYTWEADPAVLAEHPSFPDDPDDIETAGRPSVAGVLEFGDPDAGPTLVLNGHVDVVPTGSGWEGEPFEPRWRDGRLTARGAADMKSGLGVCVFAARHLAEGATNTGHGPDLDGRIVVESVVGEEEGGIGAAAAALENPYPFERDAAIVAEPTELRPVTAVEGSLMVRIGLEGRSAHAATRWRGASVLPAFERVREECEAFERERSEAVSHPLYDEFPIPWPICIGRVEAGRWASSVPDELTAEVRVGVAPGETVTDVEHALRSRLESLSDDPSWPAGVSGPTIERFSVQFEPAEIAADEPVVSALQDGMVARGFDAEATEPRGATYGADNRHYVEAGIPTVLFGPGSIDQAHFPEETIEWNEVLEAGAVIAETARAYLSR